From the Deinococcus aestuarii genome, the window GGAGTTGGGGGACGGCGAACTTCAGCGTCTCGGCGAGCAGCAGCAGGCCCGCGAACGCGGAGACGAACGCGGACGACACGTTCACCGGCGCGGCCGAGCCCTGGACGGCGCTCTCGGCGTACCCGACGCGGTTCCACAGTGACAGCAGCGGTTGACCGAGATACGAGTCGAGGGTCGCCAGGGCGTCGGGCGGCAGGACAGCTACCCGGCGGATGGCGTCAAGGTCCTCGCCCGTGAGACCCTCGTTCCCGCGGATGAGCGCGAACGTTCGGCCTGGTGTGAGGCCCACGCGCTGCGCGAGCGTTCCGGCGTCCCAGCTTTCGAGTTCCTGGCGGATCGCGAGGCAGCCGAGACAGGCGCCGGTGCCGAAGCGGTGCGCGCTGACCTCGACGAGGGTGCCGTCAATGCCGGCGTTGAGGAGGAAGCCCGGCAGAGCGTCCTGGATTTCGAGGCGTGCTTCGAAGGTATCTACCGCCGACACGGCCAGCGGGAGGACGTAATCGACTGGGAGCCCCGCGACGTAACCGGCCGCAGTGGCCTCCACGCCGCGCACGTCGAGGCGGTCGCCGAGGAGTGGGCGGAGGGTCGCCTCGACCCACGGGGCTTTTGCAAGATGTGCTTCCGCGCTCGCCGCGTCGAGCAGGCTGTACTTGACGGGATTGCGCTCGTCGAAGCGGCCGTTGTCCACGGCCGTGATGCGCCCGGTGAGCCGCGGCGTGAGAGCCACGCCCTGCAGATAGCCCATGCCGATGGAGCCGGCCCCGAAGAGGGTGAGATCGACGTGGACGCCCTCAGGCAGCGCGGGCTCGCGCCCGTCGATTGGGCCGTAATGGAGGAGCGACAGCGTGTATTCGGGCTGGATGTACGCGCCAGGCACGCGCCCCTCGAAGGCGAGCTTGAACGTCTCCGCGGCGCCGAGCGTGCCGGCCGCGAGGGCGCCGAGCGTGTGGTTGCCGCCCTCGACGGGCTGGGGCGCGAGACGCGACACACGGGCTCCCCAGCCCGTCGCCCCGAGATGCAGGTCGCCCACCGGGGCGTCATCTCCAATGGCAATACGCAGTTCCCGCCCAGTGCTCGGACCCGGAATGGGACGGCGCAGGGTCGGCAGGTGCGCGGTGAGGGCGGGCAGGAATGGACCGCGCACGATGGGCACGGCGCTCAGGGCGGGCGCGGTGGGGTCGCCGTCGAGGACGACCTGGTCGAAGAGACGCGCGGCGAGCGTCGCGTATTGATACGCGAGGACCTGCCCGGCGGGCGAGCGCAGCGCGCTCAAGCCCACGTGGACGCGCACGACGGTGCCGCGCAAGTCCGCGAGGACGTCTCCGCCGAGGTCCGTGGTACCGGCGAGGAAGGACAGGCGCGGGTCGTTCACGGGATCACCTCGAAAATGCGCGCGAGCTCGTTCGGCGCGAGGGGGAGCCAGCCGCGGCCACGGTGGAGGCGGTAGATGGCGCAGTCCTCGAGCTGCAGGGGGCGCCGGGCGAAGTCGGGCACAACGACGGACAGGGCGCCGTGGTGGGTGAGGACGAGGTTCTCGTCGTCGCGCTCGCTATGGTAGGCGCGGCCGGGATGGGAGTGCACGCGGACATACAACCGCTCGTGCGGCGCGACGTGGTCGAGGAGAGTGAGGTGCGCCCGTTCGGTCATGTCGACCGCCACGCCGAACTCGGTTTTGGTGCAAATCTGCTCCGGCACGAGGAGGCGCGTGAGTCTCACGCGGTCGCTGTCTTCGCCGTCCGGTTCGCCGATCCAGAGGGCCATGCCCTCGCAGCCGTGCAGGCCTCGTTCGTACAGGAAGTCGCGCGTACGGCTCAGGAGCGCCTCGTGGATGATGTGCAGTACGTCTCGGGGTGCGGTCATGCCCACTCTCCGGTCGCGAACTTGCCCTTGATGGCGTGGAGGAGTCGGGCGAGGGGGAGTTCCGCCCGCCACAGCTCCCAGCGCTCCCCAGTGACGCTCGGGCGGTGGCCCTCGTGGGTGTAGTAGTCCCGTGTGCCCTGTAGGCACAGGAAGGGTCCACTGAGCATTTGATGTGAAGGGAAGGAGCCGGCGTTACGCGTCATCCAGCCGTGCGGGGAGAGCGGCTCTCGCGTCGTGGGATCGACGGGGCGCACCTGGATGGCCTGGAAGTCGTAGTCGGTGCACTCGAAGTGCAGCAGGCGTGCCTGACCCTGGAGGTTCGTGAAGCGGATGTAGAGGTCTGGGGAAACGTCCTCGACGAGTTCCATCTCGGGGGAAAAAAAGCCCTCCGTGTCGAGGGCCTCCTGGAGCTGCTCGCGAAGGAGTTGCCGGGAGAGCGCGGGGTGCATCAGCCGTCCCCAGGGACGCGGGCAGAGCGCAGGGAGAGGACGGCGCCCGCCTGCACGCCCGCGGCGGTGAGGGTGGAGGCTCCGTCGAGGGCGCGCCCATCGAACACGAGGTTGAAGACTTCTTGGGGGTTGAGCTGGCCGGCGGCCGCGAACTTCGCGACGGCCCGCGTCAGGAGGGCGGCGACGGTGTCGTTGGGATCGTAGAGGAAAGTCTCGGGGGCGCCGTTCGGGGCGCAGACGGAGATGAGGAGCGCGGGCGCCGCCCGGCTGGTGAAGCGCTCGGTGCCGGCGCCACCCAGGTCAACCACATCGGCGTCGCCCACGGGGAGGTGGCTGGGTTCACGGTGGAGCTGGACGTCGGGTGCCAGGGCGGCGATGCGCTTGAGCCCCGCGCCGGTGACCGTGCGTTCGAAGCGGTCGTAGAGCTGGCCGTCGATCTGGACACGGTAGCGGACGGTGTCCTCGAGGGCGCCGGGCGCGCGGGTGAGGAAGTGTTCGACGGCACCCGGGGTGAGGGGGACTCGGTCGGTGTCGGTGAGGCGGCGGTCGTCGTCGTGGGTGGTGCCCCGCAGGATGAGGGCGTGGGCGGCGGGCACGGCTGCCATCTCGCGAACCTGGACCGGGGTGAGGTCGGGGCGGCTGGTTTCGATCTCGCGGCCGTCGACGGTGAAGATGTACACGCGATCAGGGTTGGTCTGGGTCATAATGGTTCCTCCTTGGGTCGGGGACGTCGGGGTCCCCCGTGGGAAAGAATCTACTAATTCTTAGATATTCTATGTGTAGTCTAATCTACGTTAGGCGTTCTAGCCCAAGTCTTTACATCCTTTGAAAAGCTGTATGCTGAGCTGTCGAGGCTGAGCCATAGGGAATGCGGCCTGTACCTCGACGAGAAGGGAGGCCGCATGCCTGACCCCAATTCAGAAGACACCCCCTTCGGGCAGCAGCTCCGACAGCTCCGCCGCACGAAGAAGCTGACCCTCAAGGATGTCGAAGCCATGACGGGCATCCACAACGCCTACTTAAGCCAGGTGGAAAACGGCAAGATCGCCCGCCCCGCCCCCGACAAGTTGTACGCGCTCGCCGAGGTCTATGGCGTATCCTTCGACCAACTCATGTACGCAGCAGGCCACATCACGAAGC encodes:
- a CDS encoding ThiF family adenylyltransferase, translating into MNDPRLSFLAGTTDLGGDVLADLRGTVVRVHVGLSALRSPAGQVLAYQYATLAARLFDQVVLDGDPTAPALSAVPIVRGPFLPALTAHLPTLRRPIPGPSTGRELRIAIGDDAPVGDLHLGATGWGARVSRLAPQPVEGGNHTLGALAAGTLGAAETFKLAFEGRVPGAYIQPEYTLSLLHYGPIDGREPALPEGVHVDLTLFGAGSIGMGYLQGVALTPRLTGRITAVDNGRFDERNPVKYSLLDAASAEAHLAKAPWVEATLRPLLGDRLDVRGVEATAAGYVAGLPVDYVLPLAVSAVDTFEARLEIQDALPGFLLNAGIDGTLVEVSAHRFGTGACLGCLAIRQELESWDAGTLAQRVGLTPGRTFALIRGNEGLTGEDLDAIRRVAVLPPDALATLDSYLGQPLLSLWNRVGYAESAVQGSAAPVNVSSAFVSAFAGLLLLAETLKFAVPQLRGFIVDSSYRQQLLGVPAGDVLRYQRDTTGACLCHSGFRQRMHTQKYPNGDAVAAPHNS
- a CDS encoding Mov34/MPN/PAD-1 family protein, translated to MTAPRDVLHIIHEALLSRTRDFLYERGLHGCEGMALWIGEPDGEDSDRVRLTRLLVPEQICTKTEFGVAVDMTERAHLTLLDHVAPHERLYVRVHSHPGRAYHSERDDENLVLTHHGALSVVVPDFARRPLQLEDCAIYRLHRGRGWLPLAPNELARIFEVIP
- a CDS encoding ubiquitin family protein; this encodes MTQTNPDRVYIFTVDGREIETSRPDLTPVQVREMAAVPAAHALILRGTTHDDDRRLTDTDRVPLTPGAVEHFLTRAPGALEDTVRYRVQIDGQLYDRFERTVTGAGLKRIAALAPDVQLHREPSHLPVGDADVVDLGGAGTERFTSRAAPALLISVCAPNGAPETFLYDPNDTVAALLTRAVAKFAAAGQLNPQEVFNLVFDGRALDGASTLTAAGVQAGAVLSLRSARVPGDG
- a CDS encoding helix-turn-helix domain-containing protein translates to MPDPNSEDTPFGQQLRQLRRTKKLTLKDVEAMTGIHNAYLSQVENGKIARPAPDKLYALAEVYGVSFDQLMYAAGHITKQPHAEPQGNEPKTLVGAVLSSKNLTAEEEAKLAEYLEFLRARK